The following is a genomic window from Candidatus Thermoplasmatota archaeon.
GCCTTCGTCTAGTATTTTTTCAACTGTTTCTTCAACTGTTAGTTCACGTTGTATCTCTTTTTTAATGTTTAACGCTAAAATATGTCCATCAAGGGTTGATATCTCTATGCCTGGTATTATTATGAACTCTTTTGGTTTAAGTTTCAACGCCTCAATTGATCCTTTTATTGAGTTATGGTCTGTGATAGCCATACCATCTAGTCCTTTTTTCTGCAAAAAATCCATTATCTCTTTTGGGGAACCAGAGGCATCCTCTGAGTACTGTGAGTGAATGTGTAAATCAAGTTTAAGCATAATTTAAACAACCAGCTTTTACAACAGGTAGTTACCATCAGTATTATAAAGTTACGATTTTGAAAAAAATGCATGTCCAATCAAGGTTTTAAAGTCTAGTTTTATAGAAAGAAAAAAAATTATTTTCAAGTATATGAATTGAGAAACAACTGTCTTATGATATTTTTTCTATGGTATGTGTGTTAATAAATGTGGCAATAAAAAAATTCAAAATCTAAATGTTAAAAAAAATCCTGCGTGAACCTCTTCAGCTAAGAAATGCGGGCGCCGGGATTTGAACCCGAGTTGTAAGCTTGGCAAGCTTAAGTGATACCAGACTACACCACACCCGCAGGTTAAATTTTAGAAATCAAGAAAGCAAAACATCCTTAAAAAGCCTTATGGTTTCATTCTTTTCAATGGTTTACTGATATGTCTTCTAGCGCAAACAGGTACCTCATAAAACCCTAAAGAAACCCTTCTTTCTTTTTCCCTCAAAATGGGTTTTTTACTTTTAGTCCCACATCTAACACATCTATAACCCTGGTTTTTACCCTTAGATTTCATATGTTTACCGCATCTTGGACAAACAGGGTTTTCAAACTTTTCAATTTGTTTTTCTAATCTCTTAATGTTTATCTTTTCTAGGTTAATAGTCAAAGGTTTTCCTCTAACGCCACCATAAACCTCAACAACATCACCAGATACCAACTCTCTTACTATATTTCTAAACTCTTTTGTCGGCTCATAAGCAGCACAATCAATCTCACCGGATGAATCTTTTATCCTAAAAATAACATGCCCGCCCTTAATTGTATGAGGTGGCTCACACACGCGTCCTTTGGTTATAACAGATTGATAAGACTGTATTTCACCAACGATTTTCCTCTGAAGATGATCATCAGTGCCCTGGTTAGTCTCAAAAACCAACCAGCTATCAACCCTCTCAGACTTAATCATCCCATACGCTCGTACCAATTCTTCTTCATCATCCCCACGTATACCATACAAAACAGGGCAGGGTGAGTTTGGCACAAGCCTATTATGCTTATTTCTGTAATCATAGTTGTCAAAAGTTGATAAACATCTTTTATCCATCTTTTTCACAGACCCATCATCCACATTCCTCTCTGTACCCCACCTCTTTTTCTCTCTGTAAGTGATCAACTCGTAGGTGCTGTCTTTTAATGGACGCCAAGCGATTGATGCGGTAGCACCTATAAGACCACGACAGTTCTTGTAACCTTTATACTCTGCTTTCATGGATTTTAAAAGTTTTTTAACATCATTTAAAGAAACGATGTCCTTCACTGTTTTTTCATAAAACCCAAAAGATGGCTGCTTCTTTGTTATAACAAAACCGCTGTTGGTTTTTTTATCATCTAATCTAGCATA
Proteins encoded in this region:
- a CDS encoding tRNA(Ile)(2)-agmatinylcytidine synthase, with the protein product MKLNFNYIGSENIWVGIDDTDSVKGGCTTYVALTIIKKLVDEDYDIIGYPRLVRLNPNIPWKTRGNGAISFRVGRGIDGKTRTGEIDDENIFCYSKESSKNLSDSDIKEISNIVENIVDKYARLDDKKTNSGFVITKKQPSFGFYEKTVKDIVSLNDVKKLLKSMKAEYKGYKNCRGLIGATASIAWRPLKDSTYELITYREKKRWGTERNVDDGSVKKMDKRCLSTFDNYDYRNKHNRLVPNSPCPVLYGIRGDDEEELVRAYGMIKSERVDSWLVFETNQGTDDHLQRKIVGEIQSYQSVITKGRVCEPPHTIKGGHVIFRIKDSSGEIDCAAYEPTKEFRNIVRELVSGDVVEVYGGVRGKPLTINLEKINIKRLEKQIEKFENPVCPRCGKHMKSKGKNQGYRCVRCGTKSKKPILREKERRVSLGFYEVPVCARRHISKPLKRMKP